The following proteins are co-located in the Alcaligenes faecalis genome:
- a CDS encoding Lrp/AsnC family transcriptional regulator, with protein MQIELDEVDGSLLAELQGNARLTTSELAQKVGISQSPCWRRIRRMEEAGLISGYHARLDRRGLGYGVVAFVSISVDFQNEERSVQFVEAVRDIPEVVMCHGIAGPADFLLMVVAKDLDSYSELLQRKLHRLPGVRQAQTSFSLQEFKGLNELPIPAVASSTA; from the coding sequence ATGCAAATAGAATTGGATGAGGTCGATGGCAGTTTACTGGCCGAGCTGCAAGGAAACGCCAGGCTCACCACAAGCGAGCTGGCGCAAAAAGTGGGTATATCGCAGTCACCTTGCTGGCGTCGGATTCGACGCATGGAAGAAGCCGGGCTTATTTCAGGCTACCACGCCCGGCTGGATCGTCGCGGCCTGGGCTATGGCGTGGTGGCCTTCGTCAGCATTAGTGTGGACTTTCAGAATGAAGAGCGTTCGGTGCAGTTTGTGGAAGCGGTACGCGATATTCCGGAGGTGGTGATGTGCCATGGCATTGCCGGGCCGGCTGATTTTTTGCTTATGGTGGTCGCCAAGGATCTGGACAGTTATTCGGAATTGTTGCAACGAAAATTGCATCGTTTGCCGGGGGTTCGACAAGCGCAGACCAGCTTTTCCTTGCAGGAATTCAAGGGCCTCAACGAACTGCCTATCCCAGCCGTGGCCAGCTCTACGGCCTGA
- the kynA gene encoding tryptophan 2,3-dioxygenase, which produces MNASKASADKGISETERIVSEEKAQLDFSQSMSYGDYLHLDEVLGAQHPLSPAHDEMLFIIQHQTSELWMKLMLHELNAATASVAADRYADSFKMLARVSRIMEQLVSAWTVLSTMTPPEYTAMRPYLASSSGFQSAQYRCIEFALGNKNAAMLKPHAHRPELLRQVEAAYRAPSLYDESLRLLARQGFDIPADYLERDWTQPYVASPDVEAAWLQVYRDPHAHWDLYQLGEKLTDIEDAFRLWRFRHVTTVERVIGFKRGTGGTGGVSYLRKMLDVVLFPEIWTVRTAL; this is translated from the coding sequence ATGAATGCTTCCAAAGCATCGGCTGACAAGGGAATCAGCGAGACAGAACGCATTGTTTCGGAAGAAAAAGCACAATTGGATTTCAGCCAATCCATGAGCTATGGTGACTACCTGCACCTGGACGAGGTGCTGGGCGCCCAGCACCCGCTCTCGCCTGCCCACGACGAAATGCTGTTCATCATCCAGCATCAAACCAGTGAACTCTGGATGAAGCTGATGCTGCATGAGCTAAACGCGGCCACGGCATCGGTCGCCGCCGATCGATACGCCGACAGCTTCAAGATGCTGGCGCGTGTCTCGCGCATCATGGAACAACTGGTCAGCGCCTGGACCGTGCTGTCGACCATGACCCCGCCGGAATACACCGCCATGCGGCCTTATCTGGCCAGCTCCAGCGGCTTTCAAAGTGCGCAATATCGCTGCATTGAATTTGCTTTGGGCAACAAGAATGCCGCCATGCTCAAACCACATGCGCACCGTCCAGAACTGCTCCGCCAGGTTGAAGCCGCATACCGTGCCCCCTCGCTGTATGACGAGTCACTGCGCCTGTTGGCCCGCCAGGGTTTTGACATTCCCGCCGACTATCTGGAGCGTGACTGGACGCAACCCTATGTGGCTAGCCCCGACGTCGAGGCCGCCTGGTTGCAGGTTTACCGTGATCCCCATGCGCATTGGGATCTGTACCAACTGGGCGAGAAGCTGACCGACATTGAGGATGCCTTCCGTCTTTGGCGTTTCCGCCATGTCACGACGGTTGAACGCGTCATCGGTTTCAAGCGCGGCACCGGTGGCACAGGCGGCGTCAGCTACCTGCGCAAGATGCTGGATGTGGTGCTGTTTCCCGAGATCTGGACTGTTCGGACCGCGCTGTAA
- the ilvD gene encoding dihydroxy-acid dehydratase: protein MLKKHRSKAVTEGVTRTPHRAFLRATGLDDDDLNRSMVAIIGTAGDNTPCSKSLGPQADSVRLGVAQGGGVPVMMNTISVSDGTSMNHAGMRMSLVSREMIADSMEIAVRGHAYDALVGLGGCDKTLPGTLMAMARLNVPSVFIYGGSMLPGYSPDGTENTVLTAIEGVGRYQSGVISLEQLHGIERTCAMTVGSCPGQFTANTMGMVAEALGLSFLGSSTTPAVYSQRHALARRAGRRVMEILENGGPLPRDLITRKSLENATAAVAATGGSTNVALHIPAIAHEVGIRFTTDDMAEVFNRTPLIADLQPGGRYLARDLDVIGGVPVVLKALLKSGHLHGDALTITGETLAEALESFPDEDGRIVRSSDQPIHASGGLVVLKGNLCPDGALLKIAGLKSLVFDGRARVFETEEDCMAVVSRQGYEAGDVLIIRNEGPKGGPGMREMLSVTAAIYGHGNGEKVALLTDGRFSGATRGMCIGYASPEAAAGGNIGLVKDGDRITIDATQSSMQLHVSEEELAERRAQWKPYVRDRLAGALEKYARLVGPTNEGAVTHSGAAEWPQEQLEDI, encoded by the coding sequence ATGCTAAAAAAACATAGATCAAAAGCAGTGACCGAGGGCGTGACCCGCACCCCACACCGAGCCTTTCTGCGTGCAACGGGCCTGGACGATGATGATCTGAACCGCTCGATGGTTGCCATCATTGGAACCGCTGGAGACAACACCCCCTGTTCCAAATCGCTGGGCCCGCAGGCGGACAGCGTGCGCCTGGGGGTTGCACAGGGTGGTGGCGTGCCTGTCATGATGAACACGATTTCCGTGTCCGACGGCACCTCCATGAACCACGCTGGCATGCGCATGAGCCTGGTCTCACGCGAGATGATTGCCGACAGTATGGAAATAGCCGTGCGCGGCCACGCCTATGATGCTTTGGTCGGCTTGGGCGGTTGCGACAAGACGCTGCCCGGTACCTTGATGGCTATGGCACGGCTTAACGTTCCCTCTGTCTTCATTTACGGTGGCTCCATGCTGCCGGGTTACTCGCCCGATGGTACTGAAAACACGGTGCTGACCGCCATTGAAGGGGTGGGTCGTTATCAAAGCGGCGTGATTTCTCTGGAGCAGTTGCACGGCATCGAGCGCACCTGTGCCATGACAGTTGGCTCCTGTCCGGGCCAGTTCACTGCCAATACCATGGGTATGGTGGCCGAGGCTTTGGGCCTGTCCTTCCTGGGTTCTTCGACCACGCCAGCGGTTTACAGCCAGCGGCATGCGCTGGCCCGGCGTGCTGGTCGCCGTGTGATGGAGATTCTGGAAAATGGTGGTCCTTTGCCGCGTGATCTCATCACCCGCAAGAGTCTGGAAAATGCTACTGCTGCTGTGGCTGCGACGGGCGGTTCGACCAACGTAGCCCTGCATATTCCTGCCATTGCGCATGAAGTAGGTATTCGTTTCACCACGGACGATATGGCCGAGGTGTTCAACCGCACGCCATTGATTGCCGACTTGCAGCCCGGTGGCCGTTATCTGGCACGCGATCTGGACGTGATTGGTGGGGTGCCCGTAGTGCTCAAGGCACTCTTGAAAAGCGGTCACCTGCACGGTGATGCCTTGACCATTACCGGCGAAACCCTGGCCGAGGCTCTGGAGAGCTTCCCCGATGAAGATGGTCGTATCGTGCGCAGTAGCGATCAGCCTATTCATGCTTCAGGCGGTTTGGTCGTGCTCAAGGGCAATCTGTGTCCAGACGGTGCCTTGTTGAAGATTGCCGGTTTGAAGTCTCTGGTTTTTGATGGCCGCGCACGCGTGTTTGAAACCGAGGAAGACTGCATGGCCGTGGTGTCCAGGCAGGGCTACGAGGCGGGCGATGTGCTGATCATTCGCAACGAAGGGCCTAAAGGCGGCCCCGGCATGCGCGAGATGCTAAGCGTCACCGCTGCTATTTACGGCCATGGCAACGGCGAGAAAGTGGCACTGCTGACCGATGGCCGTTTCTCCGGTGCGACACGCGGTATGTGTATCGGCTATGCCAGCCCCGAAGCGGCTGCCGGTGGGAACATCGGTTTGGTGAAAGACGGCGACCGTATCACCATCGACGCCACGCAAAGCAGCATGCAACTGCATGTGTCCGAGGAGGAGCTGGCCGAACGCCGGGCGCAATGGAAACCCTACGTACGAGACCGTCTGGCTGGCGCGCTGGAGAAATACGCACGTCTGGTTGGACCGACCAACGAAGGGGCAGTGACCCATTCGGGTGCTGCCGAGTGGCCGCAAGAACAGCTTGAGGACATATAA
- a CDS encoding alpha/beta hydrolase has translation MQAPHDSLSAQEREREYSPSSCIGGNYAPYIEAYATLSAAALQGGARHTELAYGNKATHKLDLFLPEPRDSEVLPPLLLFIHGGYWQELSKASSLFSAPDCTDAGIAFAAIDYTLAPQASVHDMVLECRQALRWLHQHGQELGFDPQRIVVSGSSAGAHLAAMCCLRGWKEDADLPVGAPAAAVLVSGIYDLQALIGTSINEALSLDVESARAISPQLLDLQGFPPTAISWGEIETSEFKRQSQAFADALNALGAQYLPPLEVPARNHFDVILDQARSGTALGDTTHALFASLPATSSGGNS, from the coding sequence ATGCAGGCTCCACACGACTCCCTCTCCGCGCAGGAGCGCGAGCGCGAATATTCGCCCAGCTCCTGTATAGGCGGAAACTACGCGCCTTACATCGAGGCATACGCCACGCTTAGCGCAGCAGCCTTGCAAGGCGGAGCACGGCATACCGAGCTTGCCTATGGCAATAAGGCCACGCACAAGCTTGACCTGTTCCTGCCTGAACCCCGCGATTCGGAGGTGCTTCCGCCTTTGTTGCTGTTTATTCATGGCGGCTACTGGCAAGAGCTTTCCAAGGCTTCCTCCTTGTTCTCAGCCCCGGATTGCACTGACGCTGGCATCGCCTTTGCGGCCATTGATTACACCTTGGCACCGCAAGCCTCTGTCCACGACATGGTGCTGGAGTGCCGCCAGGCACTGCGATGGCTGCATCAACACGGCCAAGAACTGGGTTTTGACCCGCAACGTATCGTCGTTTCCGGCAGCTCTGCCGGAGCGCATCTGGCGGCCATGTGCTGCTTGCGTGGATGGAAAGAGGATGCCGATTTGCCGGTAGGCGCGCCCGCAGCGGCAGTGCTGGTTTCCGGCATTTACGACCTGCAAGCCCTGATTGGCACCAGCATCAATGAGGCACTGTCCCTGGACGTGGAAAGCGCACGGGCGATTAGCCCTCAACTGCTTGATCTGCAAGGATTCCCTCCCACTGCCATCAGTTGGGGAGAAATCGAAACCTCGGAATTCAAGCGTCAGAGTCAGGCTTTTGCCGATGCACTGAATGCACTGGGTGCCCAATATCTGCCCCCGCTCGAAGTACCAGCACGTAATCACTTCGATGTCATTCTTGACCAGGCGCGTTCCGGTACCGCCTTGGGTGACACCACGCACGCGCTCTTTGCGTCGCTGCCTGCCACTTCTTCTGGGGGCAATTCATGA
- a CDS encoding GntR family transcriptional regulator — protein sequence MKHSDAASTSAPLEAFQPIVRQSVNEAVYQALRNKLMHGEYRAGQVLGIQYLADALGTSTMPVREALRRLVAQQGLEPLPNGTTRVPLITKTCLSDIRRARVLIEGTVTEWAGPLLTSSVLDQLEQLAQEITQERRTPKGVASSLEKNRIFHFTIYAAAQSPVMLAMIESLWLQSGAYLRETRESLHNEDSSDQLHESTVTALRDGDFAQARHYIQEDVSWIFDRLDLPD from the coding sequence ATGAAACATTCAGATGCTGCAAGCACCAGTGCTCCGCTCGAAGCTTTTCAACCCATTGTTCGGCAATCCGTTAACGAAGCGGTCTATCAAGCCCTACGCAACAAGCTGATGCATGGCGAGTACCGTGCGGGCCAAGTGCTAGGCATTCAGTATCTGGCCGATGCGCTGGGCACCAGCACCATGCCGGTGCGCGAAGCACTGCGCCGTCTGGTGGCCCAGCAAGGGCTGGAGCCCTTGCCCAATGGCACCACGCGTGTCCCCCTGATTACCAAAACCTGCCTGAGCGACATTCGCCGTGCACGCGTTCTGATCGAAGGCACCGTCACCGAGTGGGCCGGCCCCTTGCTGACGTCCTCCGTGCTGGATCAGTTAGAACAGTTGGCGCAAGAAATTACACAAGAGCGCCGTACGCCCAAAGGCGTGGCCAGCAGCCTGGAAAAAAACCGCATCTTTCATTTCACGATTTATGCCGCCGCTCAATCGCCCGTCATGCTCGCCATGATCGAAAGCTTGTGGTTGCAGTCGGGCGCTTATCTGCGCGAAACCCGCGAATCACTCCATAACGAGGACTCCTCAGACCAACTGCACGAATCCACCGTAACCGCGTTGCGCGACGGGGATTTTGCCCAGGCACGTCACTACATTCAGGAAGATGTCTCCTGGATATTTGACCGTTTGGATCTGCCCGATTGA
- a CDS encoding NAD(P)-dependent oxidoreductase, which produces MKLGFCGLGLMGAAMVQRLLKAGHEVKVWNRSREKAEPLAALGAQIVSTPREAAEGVDGVLLCLFDAQAAEAVVFGADGIAQAAGLNWLVDHSSIDPEATRNLAARLAQSCGADWIDAPVSGGIPGVEAGTLAIMTGGSETHMPEAEAAMRAYAGNITHMGPSGTGQATKLCNQAIVATSIAALAEAIGFAQRNNINVDKLAPALAGGWADSKPLQIFAPRMIEAQAKSIGALSTMLKDIDTLIANAQQSDAPMPVAASVQQMLRVASAMGLGQAEVSALVSVVLPEQRDAFLRQIST; this is translated from the coding sequence ATGAAACTCGGTTTTTGCGGTTTGGGATTGATGGGCGCGGCCATGGTACAGCGCCTGTTGAAAGCGGGTCACGAGGTCAAAGTCTGGAACCGTTCCAGGGAGAAGGCCGAGCCGCTGGCGGCACTCGGTGCGCAGATTGTAAGTACGCCACGCGAAGCGGCGGAAGGCGTCGACGGTGTCTTGTTATGCCTGTTTGATGCCCAGGCTGCCGAGGCCGTGGTGTTCGGTGCGGACGGCATCGCTCAGGCAGCAGGTCTTAATTGGCTGGTGGACCACTCCAGCATCGACCCGGAAGCCACGCGCAACTTGGCTGCTCGCTTGGCGCAAAGCTGCGGCGCTGACTGGATTGATGCTCCGGTGTCCGGCGGTATTCCCGGCGTGGAGGCCGGTACGCTGGCCATCATGACCGGCGGCAGCGAAACCCATATGCCTGAAGCCGAGGCCGCCATGCGCGCCTACGCCGGCAATATCACGCATATGGGGCCTTCCGGTACCGGGCAGGCAACCAAGTTGTGCAACCAGGCCATCGTGGCAACCTCGATTGCGGCACTGGCCGAAGCCATTGGCTTTGCCCAACGCAATAACATCAATGTAGACAAGCTGGCGCCCGCACTGGCGGGCGGCTGGGCGGACTCCAAGCCCTTGCAGATCTTTGCCCCGCGCATGATAGAAGCACAGGCAAAAAGTATCGGTGCGCTGTCCACCATGCTCAAGGATATCGACACCCTGATCGCCAATGCTCAACAAAGCGATGCACCTATGCCGGTGGCGGCCAGCGTGCAGCAAATGTTGCGTGTGGCCAGCGCCATGGGGCTGGGTCAGGCTGAGGTGTCTGCCTTGGTCAGCGTTGTACTGCCCGAGCAGCGTGACGCCTTCCTGCGCCAGATAAGCACATAA
- a CDS encoding TIM barrel protein, with the protein MQLSANLSWLYRHRDWSERFEAAAADGFQGVEILLPYDYAPAWYASQLQAAKLELTLINTPIGEGRGRLGWAAIPGAQTQFQEAFDRARAVAQATGCRRIHVMAGDISPFAQEDCRAALLSNLEQALALAEADDLVLTLEALNRSDMAGYFYYLPEQVIEVLQHFKSPRLRLQFDYYHCVKESLDVLSSVAACAPWIGYVQIAGADGRYEPDLAQHALLEGVAALPALAYDGWLGCEYQPRGLPSEGLTWCQPLRDRGVLAAPRHHDAAYMQAVGR; encoded by the coding sequence ATGCAACTATCCGCTAACCTCAGTTGGTTGTATCGGCATCGGGACTGGAGCGAGCGCTTTGAAGCTGCAGCGGCCGATGGGTTTCAGGGTGTCGAGATTTTGCTGCCTTACGACTACGCTCCGGCCTGGTACGCCAGTCAGTTGCAAGCCGCCAAGCTGGAGCTGACACTGATCAATACACCAATAGGCGAGGGGCGGGGCAGGCTGGGTTGGGCCGCGATTCCTGGCGCACAGACCCAGTTTCAGGAAGCCTTTGATCGCGCCCGTGCTGTGGCACAGGCGACCGGCTGCCGCCGTATTCATGTGATGGCGGGTGACATCAGCCCTTTTGCACAGGAAGACTGTCGGGCCGCACTGCTCAGTAATCTGGAACAGGCTTTGGCCCTGGCTGAAGCGGATGATCTGGTGCTGACGCTGGAGGCGCTTAACCGCAGCGATATGGCCGGGTACTTCTATTATTTGCCCGAGCAGGTCATTGAGGTGCTCCAGCATTTCAAGTCTCCGCGCTTACGTCTGCAATTTGATTACTACCACTGTGTCAAAGAAAGCCTGGACGTCCTTTCCAGCGTGGCGGCCTGTGCGCCCTGGATTGGTTATGTGCAGATTGCGGGTGCCGATGGGCGTTACGAGCCTGATCTTGCACAGCATGCCTTGCTGGAAGGCGTCGCCGCTTTACCTGCCTTGGCTTACGATGGCTGGCTGGGCTGCGAGTATCAGCCCCGCGGATTGCCGTCAGAGGGTTTGACTTGGTGCCAGCCCTTGCGTGATCGCGGCGTGCTGGCTGCACCACGTCATCATGATGCTGCGTATATGCAGGCTGTCGGGAGATAA